The nucleotide sequence tcatgataatattaattgaacatgagCTAATGTAATGTACATTTATGCAAGATATGAGGATTTGATAATGatacaatttatgtgctattgatataatgatatcatcttgttatgtgacctgtttatgctgtttccgttatttaactaagtgcataagtatatgatgaagtttagctccaaattattggatgcatattgataagttgattacgatgttttgttcatatgtgtccatgcatagcatctcattgagcttagtcctcaccacgaatattaggagctttgtcctccgcacgttttataggagctttgtcctccgcacgattaaagtatattaatacttatgatgacgattggtaccacatgcatataaggagtctaagagcattatcgcattgtcatgattaagatgccttgttgataatgattgattacgtgattatgtgataagtgattATCGAATATGTTATGTTGCTCCTGATAAttggttatatgattatgttataactgtttagcaattatgcaatgttatttaaggatgattatgatgttaatttatgattcgcaattacattgattaatgttatttgattatgaaatctcaccccttctgcttgaaaatgttgcccttcgtatgggtaacttgcaggtgatcgtgcttagtgtgcagtttgctttcgtgagttggccttgccttcactgtgtcgtctaggtcgctctgatacgtaacgggatggggttaatgctataacatgcttcattcttttacgtgaactgttatgataatttctgttttgattaactcttttgagatactttattggggcctgcgtgccaaactgatttatggtttatgaactaatattccgctgctatgttaagatattatgtggaagttaaattattatttaactgtttttggattacgtttttatgtgatatcccgttgtttgatgtttactctgataaatgttatgtttttaaagaagttttgatattggggaaaacggggtgttacacctagTCTATTAGAAGTGGATGATTTCTTAGGAACTCGACTGTAGTATTGGGATGAGCTTGGTTTAGTGAAAGTGGGTGTTTTAGTTTGTGAATAATGAGTTGATATCAGAGTTGGATTTTTAATAATAGAAGGAGAAGCTGTGAAGGTGTTAGTTTGATAGGGATTTGAACTTGATGCTGTATAGTTTGGGGTATTGATTGGAAAAGGGTGTTTTGGTTTATAAAAGGGATTTTCACCTGGTGTTTGATAAGTTGTAGAAACAGCtggttttttatttgtcaagTCCTTTAGTGTTGTTTGTTTTGGAGTTTGAGGAAGTGTTTTGTTACAAACAGATGGACTTGTTTTGTTAGCAGCAATATTTGGAGCAATTGATtcatagttttgatttttatcagATAATTGTGATTTAGGGGAGATTATAGTGTTAGTGATATCATTAAATGGAGATGAGGAACCTGGTTGCtgcttttttcatttttttgggaACTTGGACTGCAAAATCTGTTTTTGCCTCATCCTTGCCTTAGCTGCTTTGTTGTGAACATCATGTTCATCAGGATCATCCATAGTTAGTGTTTGCCTTGCAATGCAGAAAATGAGAATGAGCATGTGATTAGTAAATCTCTAAGGAAAtgatattgaaaagatttagatttctaattaaaaaattaatatagctATAGAATGCTTAGGTTGAAATATTAGAGGGAAAATTGTCTTTGTTAATTTTCAGATTCCCTCCAAATTTCCCTATTGTAGAGTTagcataaaaagaaataaacataTCAAAAAGGCTACATAGACATCCTAAGACCTATTTTCAGCATatacaaaaagttaaattatatttttctctgtTATTTGTTGGATGAACAGAGATATggaaagatttggtgttcatacATCAACATCATGTCATATCAGCAAAAGGCTTGGTGTATATCACGTTTCTCGATGTTAAAATTCAACTACCAAAGTCAGCCTCTAAGACCAAGATGTAATACACAGTGCCAAACTTCCATATGCTAGATTAACTTTATTTGTACTATTCAACAGCTACCTGCAATTTCCCAAATGATGTAAAATCCCTTtctgataaatataaattatttttctagtCATTGTATTTTCAAAACATGAATTCTGTATTTGTGATGTAAAACTACTTTTCTGTTCTCAATCTAAACAATAGTATTCAGAATATGTTTGTTGTTCATAATTCATTGGGCATGATCTTATAACATTTATATACCTTTAGTAGTGATAACATGTTAGTTTCTATATATTATACTATTGAAGAactatttctatagcaaaacATGTTATCGTGGTTAGCTAGTTGAAAATCAGTTTAGAAAGAGTTCATAAGCATGTCATTAAGTGATTTTGTTGGAGATTCACAATATGCATGTACAATAAGGTATATTCCAGATTCTGAAATTGGATAgtcaaacacacacacacaaatatatatatatatatatatatatatatatatatatatattgataatatataaaatatcataataGATGATTTTGACATCAGCACATTTTTGGTATCATTGTTCAGATAGCTTGGAAGTCAAGTAAGCATAATACTGTCATGTTTTAAACACATAGTTAACATATTACAAAACACAAATAAGTTTAAAAGACCAACATATTGTACTTAATAAGTTGTTCAGTTAGGTACTTGATAAGTTGAGTTAAACAACTTCTAGCAAAAAGTGATTCATCACAAGAGTTTCCCTCAATTCTTAGGCTCTAACTTTGGCTGTTTGGTCGGCTTAGGTTGCTTGGCGAGCTTAGTAGATGAGAGTTGGGTAGCCTCCACATCTTGGCTAGAAGCTATCCAATCAACCTCATCCTGGGAAAGTCTCTTTGGAGGAGGGGTGGCAGAAGTAGACGATGGATCATTTTCACCGCAAAGTGACTGCTGCACATGGTTGTAGATGGAAAGATTTTTAAGTATAATTTGGCTTTAATCTTAATTTGTATGAACTTTGGTATTGAACTTAAAAAATGTGAGAATTAAACACTTACAGTGTGATCAATTTCAACATCTTTGTTGTCAGCATCACTAATTTGTTTGTCAGCATCACTCATTTGTCCACCTATTGCAAGCTTTGAACTCACCtactcaaaattgatttttgaatgttAGATTAGAATGATCCAGTATATCTATAAACATGAGAATTATAAGTAATTTTTATACCTCTTCTAATCCAAATTGCTTTCTCAGGTTGGTCAAGAGTTGTTCGTTGTCACTAATTTGACTAACGATACATGGATTCATGCCAGGAATTgccttaattttcaaaaaaaattctttgcaGACCAGCTTGTCTAGAGCTGGAGGATAAAGCTTAGGATGAAATTGACCAACCTAAATCACGCAGTGTTAAAGCAGTAGTTaggtttaattttaataagGCATAAACGTTGTTACCTCAATCATCTCCTCTTTCAAATCTTCAGCAGATATCCCTACAATGGATGTGACCTCATTGTCCCATAGTAAAAACCTAGCCTTAACATCTTTGTGGATGGCTTGAACCTCAATTCTATACCTGAAAACGAAGCAATTAAACGAAAGAATGTGTTAGtgtttataaattattcaatataaattGAAGTTTATCATTGCTTTGtaggcatatatatatatgcaaacttaacaacaaataaaatgtaTTGTTAATATTTATACCAAAATAGGGAACTCTCACTAAAAAATGAATAACACTTTGTGTTTTACAGTTGGTGCCCCTAGAGTGCGTACTGAGGTAATAAATGTGGTGGGCAGTAGGCAAATTTTCCTAAGGGGTTTGGCTTGGATTTTGGTGGCTGGCCGTGTCTGGCAGCAATCGTTTTCCTGCATTATTTAGCAAGCTTTCTTGCTGGCCAGCATCTGCTAGAGTGTAGTTCAACTGGCAGCAAGCTATGTTTTACACCAAAACTTTAAGTAGTACTATGTTCTACACCAattgtatttgtaaaaaaaaaacttgaaaaccAAGAGTCATACAATACAAAACAATGCTTATAACTTCTGAAAAGCGAAACTTAGTTAAGATAAAAAGTGACTTTTTACCATCAATTTTCTTGAAATTGTTCGATTTAGGCGGAGAATCAAAGATTAAAGGTTGTTTTCCTGCATTATTTAGCAGGTTTTCTTGTTGGGCAGCAGCTGCTAGTGTGCAGTTCGCCTTCCAGCAAGCTATGTTTTACACCAAAATTTTAAGTAGCGCTATGTTTTACACCCCATAGTGCATGCAATTTCACATGGTTACTTTAACATATActcaacagtcatgcattaatTATATTCTACTATCATTTGCATACTCACTTcatcacttttatttatattcaccACTTCAGAATTAATTGATCAGTGGTCTGTGCAGAACTTAAGCTAACAATTGAAATTTCTAATTGATAATAAGGCATAGAATGAACCTTGCTTTAGGCTTTTCATTAATATGGTTACTGGTGCATTTCAGTTCACCATTGTCCAAGTGAACAACCTTACCACAAAAATTGCATCCATCATATGTCCATCCAAATTTGTTGGCATTGATCTTCTCAATTTTAGTGATACTGACACAAACTGTTTCCTATTAGtaagatataaatatcaaagaTTAAGCTATGAAATGATGGCTTTAAGTATATTTGGATTGACTTTGCAATGAGGTATAAAACTTCTTACATGTTGAACATGATTCACCTCAGAAAGAGTGAGGAAATTGACTTTAGACATAATATCAGTTTGCTGAGTAAGTTGAGAACCTTGACTAAATTGCGAAGACTGTTGAGTTGGATTGACATCATCAAGTTGTTCCTCTGCAAATCTGTGTTCAAATGTTAAAGATATTGTTGTGTAAGTGAAT is from Medicago truncatula cultivar Jemalong A17 chromosome 1, MtrunA17r5.0-ANR, whole genome shotgun sequence and encodes:
- the LOC112418548 gene encoding uncharacterized protein; translation: MDNKKPVEVGTCLNKDKKKVVEVGTTLNMEKNKGVEVGTSLNLDKKKVVCRPYDKIKDVNESKDLWTFSVRIADAWSVMGKSRQEHFDMVVVDKQSDSVQITVPTDELDEWKGKLVKNKTYEMMNFKVLKNDIVLKACTHPYRLAVTGATIIKEVDFPQIPIFPMRFKDFGEILAGKYRTDLLTVTNTNQYKGRLKSVTFLLKDTSGHLVHVCMFDDFAKHFMDSFSKVNDDRVFVVVKRGRIKPAHGVYPLCVTNTWSGTELIVNADIPEINEFKARFAEEQLDDVNPTQQSSQFSQGSQLTQQTDIMSKVNFLTLSEVNHVQHETVCVSITKIEKINANKFGWTYDGCNFCGKVVHLDNGELKCTSNHINEKPKARYRIEVQAIHKDVKARFLLWDNEVTSIVGISAEDLKEEMIEVGQFHPKLYPPALDKLVCKEFFLKIKAIPGMNPCIVSQISDNEQLLTNLRKQFGLEEVSSKLAIGGQMSDADKQISDADNKDVEIDHTQSLCGENDPSSTSATPPPKRLSQDEVDWIASSQDVEATQLSSTKLAKQPKPTKQPKLEPKN